In the Malus domestica chromosome 16, GDT2T_hap1 genome, one interval contains:
- the LOC103403196 gene encoding indole-3-acetic acid-induced protein ARG7-like, giving the protein MGLITKTWKRCKSIGRGRPTNIHGMVPALTTKSKSCPNINLGIPEEKRATKRQVAPEGCFTVYVGSQKQRFVVKTEHANHPLFKMLLEEAESEFGYDSRGPLVLPCDVEIFYKVLMEMDDCGDQKVPQGCGLAKRYGSYHLLTPSRMVAINQF; this is encoded by the coding sequence ATGGGTTTGATAACCAAAACCTGGAAGCGATGCAAATCAATAGGCCGGGGTCGTCCTACTAATATTCATGGAATGGTGCCTGCTCTGACCACCAAGAGCAAGTCATGCCCGAACATCAACCTCGGGATACCCGAGGAAAAGCGTGCGACCAAGCGCCAAGTGGCTCCTGAAGGCTGCTTTACAGTCTATGTCGGATCCCAAAAGCAAAGGTTTGTGGTCAAAACGGAACACGCAAATCATCCTCTCTTCAAGATGCTACTCGAAGAAGCCGAGTCTGAATTTGGGTATGACAGTCGAGGTCCCCTTGTGCTTCCTTGTGATGTTGAGATATTCTACAAGGTTTTGATGGAAATGGATGATTGTGGTGACCAAAAGGTTCCTCAAGGGTGTGGCTTGGCTAAGCGTTATGGCTCTTACCATCTTCTTACCCCGTCCAGGATGGTTGCCATCAACCAGTTCTAG